The sequence below is a genomic window from Neodiprion lecontei isolate iyNeoLeco1 unplaced genomic scaffold, iyNeoLeco1.1 ptg000063l, whole genome shotgun sequence.
TTGAGTTTCTGCGGTACCTTGGCTTCGGATGCCCTAGGTGTGAACTTGTACCACGTCTCTTCTACCTTAAACATTGGCGGCACGACCTCGTTGCAGCTCCTCCTGGTTCCGGTCCTCACGAGAATCCTCGACTTGGGTCGCAGGAACATGCTCTCATTTTGGTGATTCACAGGAAGATCATTGTAACATTCTGCCGTCTTGCGGAATTCCACTTCTACTGGGATGCATTTCATGATATAGATTACTTCGCCGGCTATTGTTGCAAAATAGCCGGGGCCCTTCATTAGGTTAAAGGCAAAACTGTCAGGTGATAATTCAGCCAGATTtaatgcatttttcagcacCTGTTGTTCTAATTTACATTTCTGCTCGATCACGTCCCTGTATAGGTTGGTGGTCTGCGTCCTGAtgtgtttttctacataaatgaattttgaattgatgtaTGAAAAGATGTCGATGTTTGATACTGCTAATCTTGATCGTTGTTTGAAGACTTCCGTTGGATTGGTCTCAAAGATAAATAGACGGGGGTGCTCTGTGTTTATGATCTTATAGCCGCAAATGGTGGCTCTGGACCTTTCCATTAGCGCAAAGGTTGTGTCACCCGTCTGTAGCGAGTAAACGGTTGGAGAGTCCGTCGCGTTCGTTCGGTCTGCGTATCCCGTGTATAGTACGtcgtatttgtcaaatttacattcgtcGAGGGGCGTCGTTGTCCAGTAGGTATGGCCACCCTCATCGTCGATGCACTGCCCGTCTCCAAAAGGGCAGGTTGTTCCACTCTTCAGCAGAATTTGGTTGTTGGAGATCTTGACGTTCGCCGTGTACGAGTAGACCGAAATCTTGATTACTGCCTGCACGACAGCGCTTTCCCATTGTCCATAACCGTCATTGTAATATTGCCCTTGGCAGGTTCCGTCAGAGGTAAGGCTGCCGGCCAAGGTGGCGTCGCGTAGCGTCGTTACGTTTGTTGGGATCTCGACCAAATGCGTCTGTGACCCGAGGGTTAGCGTACCTGTGCGATGTAGCGTCTCACATGCTTCCCTTGAGATTCTTGGAAGGTAAGCCTTTCTTCCTCCGTCGGTCACCGAGTTGTGTGAATATTGTCCGCATCGGTAAACTGTTCTGTCGATCTCCACTTTGCATTGTAAGACTTGCGCCTGTTTGTATTCCGTGAGTTGGAGCAATTGTATaaacgttcgttcgttttgtGTCTTGTCGTGTTCCAAATCACATTGGTCGATGTCTAGTAGATTTATAGTTGTTACGTTAAGGGCGGCTCCGCCACAGTCATACCCGATTAATGCATGGGCCCCCTTCAACCAATAAATGGTAGTGAGGAGTACGAGGACGGACCTCATGGCTGGGGTTTGCATTGACCCTGTAACGTATGTCATAATACCTATAAATTCTGACGTCTACTCTTAAATCTGCTTagtgtacaaaattatacggCGTCTTTGAACATCTGACTGCCTACATAGTTAACAATTGGGCCGGAGACGGTGTACTTGGACACTTCGCCGTCCATGCCTTTACCTACGTATGTGTACGCTTCGTTCAGGTCTGGGTGAAATAGCACTGATATGTGGGTTTCGTCCGGGCGGGCGAAAAACACATCTAATACTTGATCTACTATGCCTCTTTGGCTGcgaattcttttataatacgtTCTGTAGTCGCCTTCACCcaaatctgttatttttatcatttccctAAGTAATGACTTGAAAGCTTCATTGGCCTTAAAGTATAGTGTTATTGTAACCTTGTACATTATGATTTTAATGTTTGTGACTGGGTATGGTAGTGTTTGCGgcttttcaatgaaaactaCTTCGAGATGATCGTCTTCCTCATTAGCCGGGagcttcattatattattgtgttcTTACTTTCTAGTGATTCCTGTGGACAGAATAATAAAGGATAGGTGCGATTATGCCTTTGCCTTTTTCAGTTTGTCCAGGCGGACCACCCTAGTTctattttcaacaagaatttttacattattattgggAAGAACTTCTATTACTTCGTGCGGACCAGTATAATGGTCAGCGAATTTGTTCTTTCTGGGCTCCTTTAGGAGGAACACCAGATCTCCTGGTTTTAATTGTagcaatttgattttattatcatagTAACGTTTATACTTGTGTTTTGCCTGAGTTAAATTCTCTGCTGCGAGAGTCTGTATTTCATGGagatttttacataaatcTAACAAGTAGCCTTCGTACGTCCTATCTGATATAGTTTCTATTGCTGCGTAGCTCGAGGGCACTCTTGCCTCTCGGCCGAACACTAATTCGTACGGTGAAAACCTTGTGCTTTCATGAGTACTGGTATTATATGAAAACATTGCTAGCTCTAGCCACTCGTCCCAATCGTTCTTGTCTGTAACGAACTGTTTCAAGTATTCTATTAGAACGTGGTGTGACCTTTCAATCGAACCATTTGACTGCGGGTGGAAAGCTGTGGTCCTGTTTTGTGTTATTCTAAATCGCTTTGTGATCGCCTTCATCAGTGAGCTAGTTAAATTGGCGCCCTGATCCGTGAGGATATGACGGGGTGCGCCGTAAATACAAATGAAGTTTTTTACCAAGCCATCAGCGATTGCCACCGAGTCGGTTTCTTTCAACGGGATTGCTAGCGAGTATTTGGTGAGGAGGTCTTGGATTGTTAAAATATGACTATTTCCTCGTTTTGTAATGGGCAGAGGGCCCACAACGTCCATGGAGATTTTCTCAAAGGCAGCGTCAGGAGTATCTGTTATTACCATTGGTTGCTTATGCTTTACTCGCGTGAGCTTCCTAGTGGCGCACTGCCAACACCTGCCTATATAATCTTGTACCTGGCGTTTCATATTCGGCCATGCATACTTTTGTCTAATTCTACGGTAAGATTTGGTCACACCCTTGTGACCCCCTAACGCAGATTCatgattttcttgaataattccgGCCCTAAGCTCCTCCGCCGGAGTTTGAATTAAGTCTTCGTAAATAGTCAGCGTGCAAGGACAATCGCTGAGTGCGGTTTTTAtcctatttaaaatttccttcCACGAAATATTATCTATGAATGCTGTTCTGGCTAGTGCTATTTCTGCTAACTCTATTTCCATAATTACGTCTAACAGAGATGCCAGAGcttctttaaatatttctctgtCGAGGTGCCTTTTTGTTGATTCTTTGATTGGCAAACATATAATGTTTCTATTGTCCTTTTGTATTAGCCTAGCTCTTCCTAGTGCTAAATCCTCTAATTTCGGTATCTTGAATTTACTGAATAGATCGTGCGCTCCGCGGTCTATAGGTTCACCCTGCTGCGAGACAAAACAGACCATGTTCCCTTTATGAATTGATAAGTTCTCCTTCCTCCTAGTGATCTTTAATTCGGGGTCTGCGGCGAGCTCGTAGGGCTGCGAACCTGGTTCTACGATTTCGTCGGAGTCGCTTACGTCGCTGTCGACGCATTCATGCTCGTGACCGTGCTCAGAACCTGAATCCGAGTCTTCATCAGCATCGGTTGCTTGATTTTCTACAGGGGTGTCATGGCCTATTACGTCAAAGGCTTTGTCCCTGTGATCTAAACTCGTCGATGCTTCCGGAAGGGAAATTCTACTGGTGTCCCCCCCATTCTCCTGCTCCATCGTTTCGACTATAGGGTCTAAACCCGTGCTTTGATATTGGGGCGGCTCGTTTCCGAACTGTCCCAGAGGTGAACTTCCCCGATTGTCTGTCGAGGTTGGCTCAGTGGTCTCAACGTTGGGTGGAGGCAaagcgtatatatgtattttgaAAGGTTGTTTGAACACCTTGTTGATTAGTTTTATTACGGTCTTCCAGGACAGTTTGTCAAGACCACAACCTATCCTGGGCATCGCGAGACGATAGTCTgcatttcttttacacgtGCGCCTGAGTTGAATCAGGGctttttctagatttttcaaCGTAGGCTTATCGTTGCtacgtttttttgttattagatAGTAAACGAAGCGCCTGCCCACCTGAAGCTGAGCCACTTCACCTACCTTGGCGTTCTGTTGTTTCAGTTCGTCAAGTCTACCAAATTTCTCCCGGAATTGCACTGCGATGCCGGCTCCCATATGCAGGTCCTCAGCTACGCAATGCACCAGCGAGAAATTTTCGTCTACTGTAGATAGGTCTCCTGTCATTTCGGTCGTGACCGGAGGTAGCTCGAAAATGTCTTCGTTTGTGGTGTCGGTCTCGTTTGTCGTATCTAACTCTAGTGTCTGTATGGTCGCGAGTTCGGGGTCCAACGGGGCTGGATCCGTATCGTCGACCGGGTTTCTGGAGAGGGCGTCGGCGTTCGTATTGGCACGCCCttccttatattttattgtgcaCTGAAACTCAGCTAGGAGGGTCTTCCACCTAATGAGTCGTGCACATgggcttttatttttatgaaaccaTGACAAGGCTTTTTGGTCAGATATTACGGTAAATTCTCTGCCGTAGAGGTACGGTCTAAAGTAATTCACGCACCAAACTACTGCTAAAAGTTCCTTCTCGAACgtagagtaatttttttcggcTGATGTTAACACCCGTGATACGTACGATATAGGTAAATCTTTCCCAATTTCTCCCTGACTCAGGACACCCCCGATTGCATAACCGGACGCGTCCGTTGTGACCAGGAAAGGTCGCTCGAAATCCGGGTACTGCAGGATCGGTTTCTCGCATAACCTGTCGCGTAAAAACTCAAAAGCTGATTGGTGTTGTTCTTTCCATTCAAAGCTTTCCCCTTTTTTGAGAAGGTTCGTGAGCGGTTTCGCGATCTTAGAAAAACCCGGTATGAACCGTCTGTAATAACCTGCTAGCCCTAAAAATTGCTTGATGTTCTTCGCATTTTTGGgaactggaaattttttcacggacTCGATTTTCTTTGGGTCCGGTTCCACACCTACGTCGCTGATCACGTGTCCTAAGTAAGTAACTTCGTGTCTGAGAAATTCACACTTGTCTGGTTGTAAGGCTAGGTTTGCCTTCCGCAATCTACTCATTAATCGCGTGACTTTTCGCTCGTGTTCTTCTAAAGTAGACGCGTATATTACTATGTCATCCAGGTATACGAACAGCTCTATACCCTGCGATCCTAACAACACTTGGTCCATTAGTCTCTGGAAAGTAGCTGGCGCATTCTTCAGCCCGAATGGCATACGCGTGAATTCATAATGCCCGTGCGGTGTCGAGAAGGCGGTTTTGGGAGCGTCCTTCTCGTCCATTTGTATTTGATGAAAGCCCGATGCTAAATCGAATACCGAAAAATACCGGGCATTCCCTAACTGGTCAAGGATTTCAGTGATGTTGGGCAACGGATATGCGTCACCTAtcgttttttcgttcaatttacgATAATCTATCACGATCCTCCATCTCTTATTTCCCTTCGAATCGGCCTTTTTCGGTACGATCCAAAGTGGCGAACTATAAGGCGATACCGATGGCTTGATTACGCCATTCTGTTCCATTTCGGTCACCTGCCTAGCTATTTCGTCCTTGTGGACGGGCGGGAATCTGTATTGCTTAGTGTGTACCGGTAGGTCATCGGTGGTAGCTATTTTATGTTTCATGACACCTGTGCATCGGAGCTTGTCGTCCGGCAGATGAAAGACATCTGCGTTTTCTCGAACTATCCTGGCTACACTGTCTTTTTCCTCATCGTTAAGATGATCTAATCtcaataatttcgtaataGTTTCGGAGCGTCTAGAGAGTTTCTCGTAGGAGTCAGTAACGTCTGTTATCGAACATTTGTTTATGGTAATGTGTTCGGTCTCCCCTAACGGTATTGCTTCGCTCGTATCCAACAGTTCTACGGTGGGGACTGGTATAAGTTTGTCCTCCTCCGTGGTGTTTACCGCGCGGATCGTTGCCCTACCTCCGTCATCCTTAACAATAGCGTTCCCTATATAGACTCCCTTGCAACTGTCAAGAAGGGGTACATATCCTTCTTTGATACTATCTTCACTAATTTTAATAGGGAAGGCTATGTTCGTACGCTTGGGCACGAGGACGGTTTCTCTATCGTTAAAATAAACGGATTTGTTCAGTACTTCGAGGCATTGGTCCGCGTAGTTAACATTGGCTTCGAACTGGGTAAGGAAGGCTGACCCTAGGATACCGTCACTTTTGATGGGAAAGGTATTCTCAACTACGTGAAAATCCGTTTTGAAACCAAACATTTCCAATTCCGTTGCTCCTAAACTATAGTGTGGTACGTCTCCTATTCCTATAATAGTGATACGCCTCTTGGGGTTCACTTTACGAAAGTCTTTTACATTAGAGGCCTTTACGATATTGGCCTCTGCTCCCGTATCTATCATGAAGTCTATTGCGGTTTTCGTATCTTTGGAATCTAAGTTTACTGTAggtatttttccttttaagtAGAGGCAGATGGACCTGTTTCCACCTCCTCTGTCTCTATGGCATTGGCCCTTGTTACTCGGGGGCTGCCCGTGTTCCCCGAGGGCCCTGCTCCGTTTCCCGAGTTGTTTCGGCTAATTGTTTCATGGTATCTACGTTTACGGCATTCGTTGTATGAATGTCCTATGCTCTTGCAGTAGCTACATTCGACTACGTTTGCACTTCGCGCTGTCGACTGTTGGCTCGACGGCGGtttgtttttgtaacaatttgcTGTGCTGTGGGTCGACCGCCCGCACAGCGTACACGATTCTCTATTTTCCACGGGTCTGCTTACCGCGGGTCTCCTAATTGCTCGGCACTGATCGGTTAGGTGATTACTACGGCCGCAATGTTTACACGGCTCTGCGTTATTACTCTCGGCCCTGCTCGCGCCGCGGCTCCTAGCCCGATCTCTATCTAATTCTAGTGCCTTGCTGGCATCTATAGCCCTTTCGTAGGCTGTCTTCAGGTTGGAGTAACCTTTGATCAATACTGCATTCCGGCAGTCGCTCGGTAGTCCGCCGACAAATGCCTCGCAGACTTCCTCATCTAACCTGATTATCTCTGCGTTGGTTAACTCGCGGTTCTTTCTTCGTTCCGCTTCTATTAATCCCGTTTTTATGTCGCGGGTTCTCCCTATGTAATCTAGCACGTGTTCATCAGCGTATTTATACAGCTGACCAAGCTCTCCACGGTAATGATTCGCGGATCTAATGGGCGCGAATACTTCCGTGAGTTTGTCCAAGAGTCCTTGCAGGGTTGCAAAACTCTCGTCTTCGATTACTGCGTATGCTCGATCGGCGAGCTTGCTTCTGATGAGGCGCGTGAGGTACCCCTCCAAGCTGGGTGCTACCATCTCGAGTGCCCTCTTGCACGCCCGATTAAACTGCATTACGGTGatgtttttcccgtcaaatTTTGGGACTACCGCTAACGCGTCTTTAACCGATATGGATTGCTCCGCTAACGGCAGAGTAGGAGGAACGGGTGCCTGCACGGTGTTAACGACTTGAGTAGCTTGGGGGCGGGTGATTCCCGAGATCTTATCCTTCAGGGCCTGCTCCCTTTTCTTTAACTGTTCCTCGCGCTCAGCTAAtttcctccttctctcccGGTACGGATCTGCTAACGCGGCCTGGTACGCGAGTTCTTGCTCCTGCAATTCTAATTCGCGCTCCCAAATCTCCTGCTCGCGTAATTGTATTTCCAAGTCCTTATCGAGGACTAATTCTTCCGGCACGCCTGGCTCACCTAATTCTTGAGGTCCCAGGTCCGGACCTGCTATTCCTCCGCGTAGGGTTTTGAGTTTCTCgcggttttctttttgaatGCGTCTGATCAACGCTTCTCTAGCTAACGCTTCTGCTTCTAAATTCAAATCTTCGTCGTCAGTTGGGACGGAAACCACTGACTTTATTGAAATGTGATCATTTTCTGAATTGAGGGCGTTTCTACCAATCGCTCCTCTGCTGAGTGGATCAGGGCGGTAACTGTCCACAGGGTTAGGTTTTTGAGGCGCCACGGATTTTCTTAAGtcgcctttctttctttctgccTTCTTTTTGAAGTGCAGAATTTCTGCTTCTAACCTTAATTCGTCCTTGCTCCGCGTACACACTGGACCGGGTTCCCTAAATGTAGCGTCTGTGGCTAATTCTATGCTTTGGGTAACTGCCCTATCTGTGCCGCGTGAATTTTGCGCTACGAGAAGTTGTACTTCCCGATCTATTTCTGCCTTCTTACGGAGGAGTTCGGACAGCTGTGTGTCCTCTACAAGACCTAACCGCGGTTCATCCATTTTTGAACGGCCCGTCGCTTCGTTAGTGTCCCTAATTTTAACGTCTGTCACGCTCGCGGAGAGCTGTGCAGGATTTTTAGAATCGTCTACCTTGTTCGTTTTGAACTGCGTAGgatatttgatttcttctactGTGCCTTTTGTTGGCTGTGTAGGATGTGGTACGTCTTGCGCGGGGCCCTCGGTCGGGTTGTGCCGCTGCGTTTTTGTATTTGCGTTCGCGATTTCTTTCGCCTCGAGCTCGGCGAGCCTAGCAAGTttcttttgaacttcttcGGATAACCCCGCGTCTTTACTCGATTCAATCGCGCGctgttttttctctaattcagCTTCTTGTTGTCTGAATTGTTCGCTAAGATGTTTTGACTTCTTATCTATTTCTGCTTGACGTTCCTCTAacgcttctttttctttttggagCCTCTTTTCCTTATTGGAAACCTCCTGTTTTATGAATTCTATATCGGTCTCCGTATATTTAAGTTGTAAGCTATCATCTACTGATGCGCCGCTTTCCTTTTTGCTACCTGTTCTAGTTTCGATAGGCATATTGGTTTCGCGTGTGAATCTTTATCctatttatagaaataatcTCAAGCGTGTGGAGTCCCCGTGTGATTCgcttttattgtatttgtcgAGCGTTATTTCACGATTCCGTCCGTAGTTTGTGCGTTCGTCCCGATCGCGTTCTTTGCGGCTGAGGTGAGTTTTCTTGCTACTCCCGTTACGCGTGTGTTGCGAAGTTCGGTTCACTGTCTTTGCTACTTTCGCGGATCTCGTCTTTAATAACTCgcaccgattatttttagttgaattcggattttaacaaaatcaatttttaaacgaatcccaccgctgccaccagaaattttattgcctgtgacgtcccagacgcactagtcaacaaaaaaaaacaattcttaacgttgacgcacgcggagcgacactgcaataacggagccctgttttatttgagggacccGGGCCCCCGCTATGGATAATATTCGTCGTATAGGATGATATGGGGTAACGTAAATGAGCGTCTTACCTTTAGTCGAGGTAGATGGTCTCTGGTTCGGAGTCCAGGTCGATAACTTCCGGCTCTTCTACCCAGTCGTATACGGTTGGTACAGGGAACAGCTTCCTCCTAATGTCgatttgctcgtataacagcccctcgctgactctagtaaccgtctgtatgacttcacgttctacgccgtgagttgagaacggggggtcaaccttgggttggctggatgcgtgcgacgagaaagagcccgattcttcgttagagctaggttgtgtatagatcggaaggatctctactggaccgttgatacgtttgattctggcttgtaatattgcttgcttcttagcccgtagccgtcggcctgcgcgatgtctattcttacgaccgtgacgtttactggactttgacatctaccgattatagaaaggggtaggagttaattaacttggaaaagctagttttacaagcttaattaagtcagcgtctccgctaacaaccaatgttaatgtgggtaaaagggaattaccttggaatattcactgactctagttttaggttcaagaaatgagaactcgatgaaataaatctttgtgtttagtatattgttacagataattcgaaaaaggtacaatatttaatgttctagtcgcgtatattaagagtttacgttaaacagagcgcttaagctatagcgaatgtatactagttctaaacgtgcaagtcaactgtgcgactcgtagagatttacaagaactagcgaatgtgtacaagttctaaacgtgcaagctaactgtgtaactcgtagagatttacaagaactcgactggtctgcttgaagcgcggatgagaagtgatgtccagggtgcgaagcgtcgaccgtctcagctctcgagtgtcctggtgcgcaagcgcggggcgatggtgcgcgcgccgctggcctgccttgacgcgctcggtgtcacgtaggcgcgcgtgacgtcagagccttggaatgcggctctttgttggcggagtcccgttaggtccgacctgttgctgcctgcctgcgtgcacgtgttcggggtccggcgccgacttgtcgctgcctgcctgcttgcacgtgttcggggcctGACGTCATGCTGTGAGGGTTGTCTGGTTTATGGCCGTGTTGTAAACCGGTCCCTGGCTAAGTGCGGGTCTggctttcatccctgtttatggcggtcgagtagaacaggtttttcccgctcgacccttggcctttgttctgagttggcgtcggtccgtcgacctgggctggaattgtttggctcagtttctcctcgggtATCGGATCGCCGCGTCGATGTTTCCTCTTAAGTGCTTCTcggtacttggacgatttattgcttccgTCTGTTTATTGTACCGAGGTCCGGGGCTGTTTAGTCTAGAGcgtatcttaactatgcaaaatcttatctttactaggatgaacgctcagcgggtgtttatgttagggttcgcctacgaacctttgtttaagtgcttcgagtcccgctggccgctctggttacagttatttatttattctaacaaatgtggttatttctaagaagtgcacgtggtcgagcgctggacgtgcggaatgtcacgtaggcctgctgaaggcgtatttcggatgaagggataaggtttcccttttgcgcgtcgatgacgtgtactccttttatgtaatatgaatatgagtatattatatttatgggtaagtttatacgattgtttattatatcgtttattttatcattcgtaataagacggcatgataattatgagtatgcatatatatgtgtacattcctAAATAGCGCGATGTGCGTGTGTTTCTCATAGTGTAGTATATGATGAGCGGgcgagccaagatggcggcctcttagcacaactgtgaatatggcttgctgcctggtgctttctgccgggtacgccatgttgccttgctcttcgctcatgagatattataatgtattcctatattttaggtataatacaagtatgtgttatgctaatagtagtatacccgaggtaagagagcaacagttttagtatgataataggaaaaatatgtatatggtagacgTTCTTCCGGGGACGTCACACCCCCCTCCTTATTTGAAGgaaataagttttatttccgtaaaaGATCTTAGCGGCGTTATTAGACCAAGTTAAGATCTTTTGCTCTCTGTTGTGCTCTTTCCTCGAGCTTCTTCAACTCTATGTCAGAATTTAAGTCTAGATTTTCTGGAAAGTGAATTGACTGTGACGGAAcgtggtaaattattttattcagtggTTCCGTCTGCTCCTGGGCGTCAGTCGTCATTGGTTGATCGGTCTTTTGTCCTCGTAGGTGCATTACCAGATGCGTCACCGAGTCCCACAGTGAGGCTATCAAGTGGTAACTGCATCCATATGCTGTGTGGAGCGTGTAaccatgtatgcatgtgtcgATTAAGAATTTCAGCAGTGCCCATACGGCCCAGATCCCCCATACTCCTCCGACAACACTCCCGAAGGTGGTGAATCCAGTAAATAATCTTTTTGCCGTTGATTCTGCTATTCGCGTTAGAGTCTTTTCGTCTAACAGGTTATACATATTGATTGTTCCCGTCCCGATGGTCTCGCCTCGGGCGCCTCTGGATATGGTGTCGAGTAGTGCAGGTTTTTCTGCCGGAAACATGATGTGTTCCCGTAATTCTTGCAATTCCTCCTCAGTGTAAATTCCGCTTGATCCCAGGGGTCCAGGATTACTATATTTCCAATTCATGTTTGTCAAAGGCTTCAGTTTCTGCGGTACCTTGGCTTCGGATGCCCTAGGTGTGAACTTGTACCACGTCTCTTCTACCTTAAACATTGGCGGCACGACCTCGTTGCAGCTCCTCCTGGTTCCGGTCTTCACGAGAATCCTCGACTTGGGTCGCAGGAACATGCTCTCATTTTGGTGATTCACAGGAAGATCATTGTAACATTCTGCCGTCTTGCGGAATTCCACTTCTACTGGGATGCATTTCATGATATAGATTACTTCGCCGGCTATTGTTGCAAAATAGCCGGGGCCCTTCATTAGATTAAAGGCAAAACTGTCAGGTGATAATTCAGCGAGATTtaatgcatttttcagcacCTGTTGTTCTAATTTACATTTCTGCTCGATCACGTCCCTGTATAGGTTGGTGGTCTGCGTCCTGAtgtgtttttctacataaatgaattttgaattgatgtaCGAAAAGATGTCGATGTTTGATACTGCTAATCTTGATCGTTGTTTGAAGACTTCCGTCGGATTGGTCTCAAAGATAAATAGACGGGGGTGCTCTGTATTTATGATCTTATAGCCGCAAATGGTGGCTCTGGACCTTTCCATTAGCGCAAAGGTTGTGTCACCCGTCTGTAGCGAGTAAACGGTTGGAGAGTCCGTCGCGTTCGTTCGGTCTGCGTATCCCGTGTATAGTACGtcgtatttgtcaaatttacattcgtcGAGGGGCGTTGTTGTCCAGTAGGTATGGCCACCCTCATCGTCGATGCACTGCCCGTCTCCAAAAGGGCAGGTTGTTCCACTGTGACGTCCCCGGAAGAAcgtctaccatatacatatttttcctattatcatacTAAAACTGTTGCTCTCTTACCTCGAGTATACTACTATTAGCATAACACATACTTGTATTATACCTAAAATATAGGAATACATTACAATATCTCATAAGCGAAGAGCAAGGCAACATGGCGTACCTGGCAGAAAGCACCAGGCAGCAAGCCATATTCACAGTCGTGCTaagaggccgccatcttggctcgcccgctcatcatatactacactatgagaaatacacgcacatcGCGCTATTTaggaatgtacacatatatatgcatactcataattatcatgccgtcttattacgaatgataaaataaacgatataataaacaatcgtataaacttacccacaaatataacatattcatattacatgaaaggagtacacgtcatcgacgcgcaaaagggaaaccttatcccttcatacgccttcagcaggcctacgtgacattccgcacgaccagcgctcgaccacgtgcacttcttagaaaataaccacatttgttagaataaacaaataactgtaaccagagc
It includes:
- the LOC124295701 gene encoding caldesmon-like, whose translation is MPIETRTGSKKESGASVDDSLQLKYTETDIEFIKQEVSNKEKRLQKEKEALEERQAEIDKKSKHLSEQFRQQEAELEKKQRAIESSKDAGLSEEVQKKLARLAELEAKEIANANTKTQRHNPTEGPAQDVPHPTQPTKGTVEEIKYPTQFKTNKVDDSKNPAQLSASVTDVKIRDTNEATGRSKMDEPRLGLVEDTQLSELLRKKAEIDREVQLLVAQNSRGTDRAVTQSIELATDATFREPGPVCTRSKDELRLEAEILHFKKKAERKKGDLRKSVAPQKPNPVDSYRPDPLSRGAIGRNALNSENDHISIKSVVSVPTDDEDLNLEAEALAREALIRRIQKENREKLKTLRGGIAGPDLGPQELGEPGVPEELVLDKDLEIQLREQEIWERELELQEQELAYQAALADPYRERRRKLAEREEQLKKREQALKDKISGITRPQATQVVNTVQAPVPPTLPLAEQSISVKDALAVVPKFDGKNITVMQFNRACKRALEMVAPSLEGYLTRLIRSKLADRAYAVIEDESFATLQGLLDKLTEVFAPIRSANHYRGELGQLYKYADEHVLDYIGRTRDIKTGLIEAERRKNRELTNAEIIRLDEEVCEAFVGGLPSDCRNAVLIKGYSNLKTAYERAIDASKALELDRDRARSRGASRAESNNAEPCKHCGRSNHLTDQCRAIRRPAVSRPVENRESCTLCGRSTHSTANCYKNKPPSSQQSTARSANVVECSYCKSIGHSYNECRKRRYHETISRNNSGNGAGPSGNTGSPRVTRANAIETEEVETGPSAST